A single Glycine soja cultivar W05 chromosome 14, ASM419377v2, whole genome shotgun sequence DNA region contains:
- the LOC114383321 gene encoding uncharacterized protein LOC114383321 — protein sequence MEWRKCYLDVILVPLGFLTSIGYHFWLWHKVRTQPHTTIIGINASGRRNWVNGMMKDNDKKNILAVQSLRNTIMGATLMATASILLCSGLAALISSTYSVKKPLNDAVYGAHGEFMVALKYVTLLTIFLFSFFCYSLSIRFINQVNILINTPQDPMSLVTPQYIKEILERGFILNTVGNRLFYAGLPLLLWIFGPVLVFLCSLTMVPVLYNLDFVFTSGKGKVDANEINRDFV from the exons ATGGAATGGAGGAAGTGCTACTTGGATGTGATATTGGTGCCCTTGGGATTTCTAACAAGCATTGGGTACCATTTCTGGCTATGGCACAAGGTTCGAACTCAGCCACACACAACCATCATTGGCATCAATGCTAGTGGCCGTAGAAATTGGGTTAATGGCATGATGAAG GACAATGACAAGAAAAACATTCTGGCTGTTCAATCACTAAGGAACACAATAATGGGTGCTACTCTAATGGCCACAGCCTCCATCCTACTCTGCTCAGGCTTAGCAGCATTGATAAGCAGCACCTACAGTGTGAAGAAGCCACTCAATGATGCAGTGTATGGGGCACATGGGGAGTTCATGGTGGCCCTCAAATATGTCACACTCCTCACCATTTTCCTCTTCTCATTCTTCTGCTACTCTCTCTCCATAAGGTTCATAAACCAAGTGAACATCCTAATCAACACCCCTCAGGACCCGATGTCCCTGGTGACCCCACAATACATAAAGGAAATCTTGGAGAGAGGCTTCATTCTCAACACTGTGGGAAACAGGCTCTTCTATGCTGGACTACCCCTGTTGCTTTGGATCTTTGGTCCTGTGTTGGTGTTCCTGTGCTCCCTGACTATGGTCCCAGTGCTCTACAATCTTGACTTTGTGTTCACTAGTGGGAAGGGAAAGGTGGATGCCAATGAAATTAATAGGGATTTTGTATGA